Proteins found in one Bacillus subtilis subsp. subtilis str. 168 genomic segment:
- the resD gene encoding two-component response regulator (ResD / ResE) (Evidence 1a: Function from experimental evidences in the studied strain; PubMedId: 10972836, 15028686, 15375128, 16825793, 16885456, 17322317, 17628154; Product type r: regulator): protein MDQTNETKILVVDDEARIRRLLRMYLERENYAIDEAENGDEAIAKGLEANYDLILLDLMMPGTDGIEVCRQIREKKATPIIMLTAKGEEANRVQGFEAGTDDYIVKPFSPREVVLRVKALLRRASQTSYFNANTPTKNVLVFSHLSIDHDAHRVTADGTEVSLTPKEYELLYFLAKTPDKVYDREKLLKEVWQYEFFGDLRTVDTHVKRLREKLNKVSPEAAKKIVTVWGVGYKFEVGAE from the coding sequence ATGGACCAAACGAACGAAACAAAAATATTAGTAGTTGATGACGAAGCCAGAATTCGCCGCCTTTTAAGAATGTATCTTGAACGTGAAAATTATGCTATAGATGAAGCTGAAAATGGTGATGAAGCCATTGCCAAAGGGCTTGAAGCCAATTATGACTTAATTTTGCTTGATCTGATGATGCCGGGGACTGATGGAATTGAAGTGTGCCGGCAAATTCGTGAAAAAAAAGCGACACCCATTATTATGCTGACCGCAAAAGGAGAAGAAGCAAACCGGGTGCAGGGGTTTGAAGCGGGAACAGATGATTATATTGTTAAGCCGTTCAGCCCGAGAGAAGTCGTGCTGCGTGTAAAGGCCCTTTTGAGAAGAGCATCCCAAACCTCTTATTTCAATGCCAATACACCGACGAAAAATGTGCTCGTGTTTTCACATCTGTCAATAGACCATGATGCTCACCGCGTAACAGCTGATGGAACAGAAGTGAGCCTGACGCCAAAAGAGTATGAGCTTCTATATTTCTTAGCGAAAACGCCTGACAAGGTGTATGATCGGGAAAAGCTTCTGAAAGAAGTGTGGCAATATGAGTTTTTTGGTGATTTACGGACAGTGGACACTCACGTCAAACGCTTGAGAGAGAAGCTGAACAAGGTATCTCCGGAAGCTGCGAAAAAAATTGTCACCGTATGGGGTGTAGGTTATAAATTTGAGGTCGGCGCTGAATGA
- the resC gene encoding factor required for cytochrome c synthesis (Evidence 1a: Function from experimental evidences in the studied strain; PubMedId: 10844653, 12682299, 15849754, 16850406, 19682263; Product type f: factor): MAELSGNFLYAAFLVYLIAVPIFGGAIRGNKDKKGRPNRWANIGITLSIVGFFCHLGYFITRWAASGHAPVSNMFEFTTAFGMMLVLAFIILYFLYRLPSLGLFTLSIALLLIAYASMFPTDISPLIPSLQSNWLYIHVTTAALGQAILAISFVAGVIFLLKHVDQTKPSKKTFWLEAIMFILVTTVAFIAITSAFRLAGYEAEFNWVDKSKEKSVMVYEMPALVGPHQGELLTEGRMEPLVDLPALFSGRKVNTVIWSFGAGLVLYGALRLIIRKRISALLHPLVKNVNLDLVDEVGYRAVSIGFPIFTLGALIFAMIWAQLAWTRFWGWDPKEVWALITFLFYAAYLHLRLSRGWHGEKSAWLAVIGFAIIMFNLIFVNLVLAGLHSYA, from the coding sequence ATGGCAGAGCTGAGCGGAAATTTTCTTTATGCGGCCTTTCTTGTGTATTTAATCGCTGTCCCAATCTTCGGCGGGGCCATACGCGGGAATAAAGATAAAAAGGGCAGGCCAAACCGATGGGCCAACATTGGAATCACCCTTTCTATTGTCGGTTTTTTCTGCCACCTAGGATATTTCATCACAAGGTGGGCTGCAAGCGGCCATGCGCCTGTCAGCAATATGTTTGAATTCACCACCGCTTTTGGCATGATGCTTGTTTTGGCGTTTATCATTCTTTATTTTCTCTATAGATTGCCTTCATTAGGCCTGTTTACGCTGTCAATTGCTTTATTGCTGATTGCCTACGCCAGCATGTTTCCGACAGATATCTCGCCTTTAATTCCTTCGCTCCAAAGTAACTGGCTGTATATTCACGTAACAACGGCCGCGCTTGGGCAAGCTATACTTGCCATCAGCTTTGTCGCTGGTGTCATCTTTCTTTTGAAGCATGTAGACCAGACAAAGCCAAGCAAAAAGACCTTCTGGCTTGAAGCGATTATGTTTATCCTGGTCACAACCGTCGCCTTTATTGCAATCACATCGGCATTTCGTCTTGCAGGCTATGAAGCGGAGTTTAACTGGGTGGACAAAAGTAAAGAAAAAAGCGTGATGGTGTACGAAATGCCCGCGCTTGTCGGTCCGCATCAGGGAGAGCTTTTGACCGAAGGAAGAATGGAACCGCTTGTTGATCTTCCCGCGCTTTTCTCAGGCAGAAAAGTGAACACTGTCATTTGGTCATTTGGAGCAGGTCTTGTGTTGTATGGGGCTCTCCGTCTGATCATCAGAAAAAGAATCAGCGCTCTATTACATCCGCTGGTGAAAAACGTCAATCTTGATCTGGTGGATGAGGTTGGGTACAGGGCCGTATCAATCGGATTTCCGATCTTTACACTCGGCGCGCTGATCTTTGCAATGATTTGGGCTCAGCTCGCGTGGACCAGATTTTGGGGCTGGGACCCTAAGGAAGTATGGGCGCTGATCACATTTTTGTTCTATGCCGCTTACTTGCATTTAAGACTGTCAAGAGGCTGGCACGGTGAGAAGTCAGCATGGCTGGCCGTAATCGGTTTTGCTATTATTATGTTTAATTTAATATTCGTAAATCTTGTGCTTGCCGGACTTCATTCTTATGCATAG
- the resE gene encoding two-component sensor histidine kinase (ResD / ResE) (Evidence 1a: Function from experimental evidences in the studied strain; PubMedId: 11222591, 14996800, 16825793, 16885456, 17189364, 17322317, 17628154; Product type rc: receptor), protein MKFWKSVVGKLWFTILSLVLIVLFILTVLLLEFIENYHVEEAENDLTQLANKVAVILENHEDQALARSITWELADNLTSIAIIQDEKNHWYSPNDKNRLSSITVEQIQHDKDLNKALKDHKKVSKRTGLSDTDTDNERLIVGVPYEKDGKKGMVFLSQSLLAVKDTTKHTTRYIFLAAGIAIVLTTFFAFFLSSRVTYPLRKMREGAQDLAKGKFDTKIPILTQDEIGELATAFNQMGRQLNFHINALNQEKEQLSNILSSMADGVITINIDGTILVTNPPAERFLQAWYYEQNMNIKEGDNLPPEAKELFQNAVSTEKEQMIEMTLQGRSWVLLMSPLYAESHVRGAVAVLRDMTEERRLDKLREDFIANVSHELRTPISMLQGYSEAIVDDIASSEEDRKEIAQIIYDESLRMGRLVNDLLDLARMESGHTGLHYEKINVNEFLEKIIRKFSGVAKEKNIALDHDISLTEEEFMFDEDKMEQVFTNLIDNALRHTSAGGSVSISVHSVKDGLKIDIKDSGSGIPEEDLPFIFERFYKADKARTRGRAGTGLGLAIVKNIVEAHNGSITVHSRIDKGTTFSFYIPTKR, encoded by the coding sequence ATGAAATTTTGGAAAAGCGTAGTAGGCAAGCTGTGGTTTACGATCCTTTCACTCGTCTTGATCGTATTGTTCATTTTAACGGTTCTTTTGCTGGAGTTTATTGAAAACTACCATGTGGAAGAAGCTGAGAATGATTTAACACAGCTTGCGAATAAAGTTGCTGTCATCCTAGAAAATCACGAGGACCAGGCACTGGCAAGGTCAATCACTTGGGAACTCGCTGATAACTTAACAAGCATTGCCATCATCCAGGATGAGAAGAACCACTGGTATTCTCCGAATGATAAAAATCGCCTGTCGTCTATTACGGTTGAGCAAATACAGCATGACAAAGACTTAAATAAAGCTCTCAAAGACCATAAAAAAGTAAGCAAACGGACGGGACTGAGCGATACAGACACGGATAATGAACGCCTGATTGTAGGTGTCCCGTATGAAAAAGACGGAAAGAAAGGCATGGTCTTTTTATCCCAGTCTTTGCTTGCCGTTAAAGATACAACAAAACATACGACCCGCTATATTTTTCTTGCCGCTGGAATTGCGATTGTGCTGACCACATTTTTCGCATTCTTTTTATCAAGCAGGGTCACGTACCCTCTCCGAAAAATGAGAGAAGGCGCGCAGGATTTGGCGAAGGGCAAGTTCGATACAAAAATCCCGATTTTAACTCAGGATGAAATCGGTGAACTGGCGACCGCTTTTAATCAAATGGGCCGGCAGCTTAACTTTCATATCAATGCGCTCAATCAAGAAAAAGAGCAGCTTTCTAACATTTTGAGCAGTATGGCTGACGGGGTTATTACCATTAATATTGACGGTACGATTCTTGTGACCAACCCGCCGGCTGAACGTTTTCTTCAGGCTTGGTATTATGAACAGAACATGAATATCAAAGAAGGCGACAATCTTCCGCCTGAAGCAAAAGAGCTGTTTCAAAACGCTGTCAGCACTGAAAAAGAACAAATGATTGAGATGACGCTTCAAGGCAGATCATGGGTGCTTTTGATGTCGCCGCTTTATGCGGAATCGCACGTCAGAGGAGCGGTTGCCGTACTGCGTGACATGACAGAAGAACGCCGCCTTGATAAGCTGCGGGAGGACTTTATCGCAAATGTCAGTCATGAGCTGAGAACACCGATCTCCATGCTTCAGGGATACAGTGAAGCAATTGTCGATGACATTGCAAGCTCTGAAGAAGACCGGAAAGAAATTGCCCAAATCATTTATGACGAATCGCTCCGAATGGGCCGTTTAGTTAATGATTTGCTTGATTTAGCCCGAATGGAATCAGGCCATACAGGCTTACATTATGAAAAAATCAATGTGAATGAGTTTTTAGAAAAGATCATTCGGAAGTTTTCCGGTGTTGCGAAAGAAAAAAATATTGCTTTAGATCATGACATTTCTCTCACAGAAGAGGAATTTATGTTTGATGAAGACAAGATGGAGCAGGTATTTACCAATTTGATTGATAACGCGCTGCGGCATACTTCAGCCGGCGGCAGTGTCTCCATTTCAGTCCATTCTGTGAAGGATGGATTGAAAATTGATATCAAAGACTCCGGGTCTGGCATACCGGAAGAAGATCTGCCATTTATCTTTGAGCGGTTTTATAAGGCAGATAAAGCGCGGACAAGGGGCAGAGCAGGAACCGGGTTAGGGCTGGCTATCGTTAAAAATATCGTGGAAGCCCACAACGGATCAATTACTGTGCACAGCCGAATAGATAAAGGAACAACATTTTCTTTTTATATTCCGACAAAACGGTAA